CCGGTCGTTGTGAAAGAAGACGGCGTGCATGTATTGTCCCGGCGTGTTCCGGCCTGTCGGTGTATGGCTTTCCCAGACGACATTCAGAAGCTGGGCATAGGTGATGCGTGTGGGGTCGAAATCAACCTGCACCGTTTCCGTGTGGTCACCTATCCGCATGTATGTGGGCGCCGCCTTTTTACCTCCGGCATACCCCACACGCGTCCGGATCACTCCCTCGACAATCCCGAACCGGGATTCAACACCCCAAAATCAGCCCAATCCGAAAGAGGCGGTTTCGAAGGTGGGCGGTGCCGCGGCATCCAGAGGCGCCAATGCCACCTGCCCTGCAAACGCCGTCCTTTGACCCAAAAACAGGGCGAGCGTGAACAGCACGGCATGCATTATGGATGTTAACAGTTTGTTTATTTTCATTTTTTTATCTCTTATTGAACCGCTTTTGCCGCTTTTCACAACTTTTTTCCGATGTACCTTTGATTTACCGTAATCACGATTTGCCTGACTGTCATTCCGGCCAGCTATTTTTGTTTTTGATTATTTCAAAGAAGTGTTTATTATTATTTGAATCATAACAGAACAGGGGCAGCATTTGCGGATGGATCTCCAGGGCGTCTCCACCATAAAACTGAGGTCTATCCGTTTATCTGTCCGTAATCGAAACCGGGAGAGGACCATGAGAATGATGAAAATTGTAGGTATGATACTGGCCCTGGGGGCAATGATCGTTGGTACGGCTTTTGCTGAGGAGCCTGCCGACAAGCCATGGAAGGATGAAGCGGAGTTTTTATTTGTTCAAACGGGCGGCAATACCGATATCAGTACGCTGGCTTTTAAAAATTTGCTGACATACGATTTTACGGACGCGCTCACGGGCACCTGGAACATCGGCGCGTTGTACACCGAAACCGATGGCGATAAGTCGGCCGAACGCTACTATACAGACCTGCGTGCGGATTATGCGGTCACGGAACGTTGGTATGGCTATGCGTTAGGTGGTTGGTTGCGGGATGAGTTCGCGGGATTTGATGAACGGTACTACCTGGGGCCCGGTGCCGGGTATAAAATACTGATTGGGCCGCGGCATTTTTTGGTGGCTGAGGCCGGGTTGTCTTATGCCCATGAGGATTACGTGACGGAAAAACCCGCGAGCTTCATAGAGGGGCGCGCCTACGGCAAATATGAATATGCTTTTACAGAGAAAAACAGATTTTCTCTGTGGTCGGAATACCTGCAGGACTTTGATGACGGGGATAATTTCAAAGTCAATTCGGAGGCGGCCGTCGTATCGGCTCTGAACGATATCCTTTCCCTCAAGGTGTCTTATGGCGTACGCTATCAACATCGCCCCATACCCGACGATCTGGAAAAGACGGACACGGTGCTTGGGGCGGCTATCGTGGTAACCTACTAGTGTTGTGTCCTAAACCAAACCGGATGACTAAAATTCAAACGAGTCAGACATAGATGTCAGGCACGTCATTCATCTCGATCCTGAGGTTCATTCCCTGATCAGGTTGCCGGTCAGAAAGGTCCCGGCAATGGCCAGGGACTCCATGTCGAGGTAGTGCTCCGCCGATCGGCGGAAAAGGATCGAGCACTGAGCGGGAAATTCGGCATCCCCGTCGTTGAACCGCAGCAGGACGGGGATTCGGGGCAGCGCCTTGAATGCCAATGAGAGGTCGTAGGCGGCCCCGTCCTCGACAGCCGTTGCCCCCAGTCTCCTGGAGGCGCGTTCGAGCTTGTCCAACCTGCCGGAAAAGGTGGTTTCGATGGTTTTGTTGGTGTTGCTGTTGAAGTAACCGGTGAGGGGGCCGGCGTCCTTGAATTCACGGTAGGTCACCCAGATGCCGTCCGGCACGACTTCTTCCGGGCACACCAGTATGTATTTGCAGAGGACGACGCTCACGGCGAAATTAGCCCTTTTTCCCCGGGCATCGGTGACGCCTGCGGCGGAAACGTTGTACGTATCCCCGTAAAAGTCGATGGCCAACGCATTGCCCGATACCTTGGCGCCCAGCACATCCGCTCTGGCCAGACAGTCAATGCCTGCGAGCTGCTTCAGGTAGTTTTGGTAGGTTTCTTCGAATACAGCCGCCTTTTTCACCTCAGGGCCCATTACCGCCGCCTTTTTTGAGTGCTTCTATCTGCCGCATGACCTCGTCGTACTCGTCCTCCAGGGCAAGCAGGTCCATCATGACCGGCGGTTTCACGGAATGGGCCGGCAGCCGGCGCTTGGTTTCCGCTATTTCCTCCTCCAGTTCGGCAAGCCGTTTTTTCAGGTCTTCAATTGTGTTCACGGTATACCTCTAAACTACGAGATGCGATAAAAAATCATTCATCACGAAATCACGAAAGTTCGAAAACTCGAAAAAGACCTAAATGTTAAACAAAAAGGTCGGGTTCTTGGGGTGTCAAAGCATTATTTATTTGGTTCTGTTTTCCCATCAATATGGTTAATCTTTGTGATCTTTGTGACTTTGTGGTTAAAGGGCTTCCTATAGCTCTTTGCTTGGCTTTACGGTATCGTGTCTACGGCCGCAAACCTGGGTTCGTGCAGGGGCAGAAGAATGTCGGCCATCTCCCTGACCTTCAGCACGATGTCATAGGATTCCTGAACATCGAGGTGGGTTCCCGGGGGGATCACTTCCATTTCCATGGCCCTTATCTCCACGGGCGGATTGAAATTCTCGTCGATAACGCAGAACCCGGTAATGGCGGCCGTGCCTTCGTCTGTGTCGACAAGCACGGTCTGTCCGCCTTTTGTGTGGGCGGGTGTGTGCACGACCCGTATGCCGGGTACGATGGCGGTGTCTTCTGTGATGACGCGCAGTTGCCCGCTTTCCTCGACGTCTTCGATGTAGTCTTCAAGATAGCGGAAATCGAGCGGGTGCGGGTTGTGGATGCTTTCGAGCTCCTTTGCATGCACGTAGATGGCGGCGTTCGGACACTTGTAGTCATTTTCGCAGTGATCGTTGTGCAGGTGGGTGTGGATGATGATGTCGATGCCCTCCGGCGTGAGATTCCACCGGGACAGTCCTTCCTCGAAGGTGTATATATGGCCGCCCAGGGATTCTTCCCTGTCGGCCGACTGGATGGGGCTCATCTCCCCGGTGTCCACCAGTATGCTTTTGTCCCCCCCCTCGAGATACCAGCAGTAAATTGGAATGGTGTAGGTTTGGCCGTAGCCGTGCTGGTAGGTCATCATGGTTTTGTCGAAGATTTTGGAGCCCATGACGATAGGGTGTATCTTGTACATTGTCATAACCCTGTTTCCCCCCGGTTCATTGTTTGTTTCAATTCTATCGATATAATGCAGACGGCAAGGGCGGGTCAAGTTCTTTGCATTTTAATGAAAACCACAAAGGCATAAAGGACACGAAGCAAATAGGGGACGTTCATAAATATATAAATAACTACAGGTGTAATATAAAGTTATTTATATATTTATGAACGTCCCCAATCTTTCGGGGGAGGGAATATGTTGGCCCGCCACCTTCGGCGGGTCAGCATATTCCCTTGTGTTTTAACGGCGAAGCCGCGTCGTATAAAAATTGGGCGCCAATTTTTATTTGCCGGTAAAGACGGGGTCTCTTTTTTCGAGAAAGGCGGTAAACCCTTCCACACAGTCCTGTGACTTTCCGACGATCTGAGAGCCTTCGTTTTCGACCCGCAGCCCTTCATCGAGCCCCTCGTAAGATCCAGCGGCGATTGCTTTGAGTACGCAACTAACGGCAATGGGAGGCCTTTTAGCCAGTTTGCCGGCAAATGCGAGCACGTCCGCCATCAGATTTTCAGGGGAAGAAGTTTGATTGACAAGCCCTATTTCCAGCGCTTCTTCAGCGCCGACTTTTTTGCTGAAAAGCATCATATCCAGCGCTTTGGCTTTTCCCACCACTAGGGGAAGGCGCTGCGTGCCGCCCCATCCGGGAATGATGCCCAGGTTCAGTTCGGTGAGTCCCAGCATTACCTTGGGGGCGTCCGCCATGATCCTGAACTGGCAGCACAGGGCCAATTCCAGCCCGCCGCCCAAGGCAAAACCGTTGATGGCCGCGATGACCGGTTTGGGGAAACGGTCGATGCGCCGCCACAGTTCCCGGCCCTTGGGGCCGGTTACATGGCCGTTGGCGGCGTCACTCACGTCGAAACCAGCGGAAAAGCACTTTTCCCCGGCACCGGTGAGGACGACGACGCGGACATCTTTGTCATTTTCGACGTCATCGACGGCCTTTTCGAAATCCAGCATGGTGGCCATGTTCCAGGCATTTGCCGGGGGATGGTCGATGGTGATGATGGCGACGTGATCTTTTTTTTCTATTTTGATGTTTTCAAGTTCCATGGTCTTTCCTTAACGCCAAAAAAGGAACCAAAAAGGCACAAAGAATTTGCTTCTGGTTGCCGGCCTTTGTGGTTTATAAATTTTCTTTCAAGTAAAAGCGACGCAGTTGCGTTTCATAACATCGCGGAACACGATTTTATTTATACCCGCCGTCCTTGATCATCCGGGTCGGCTTGAAAATCTCCTTGCCGAATTTTTCGGCCAGGCCTTCGAGCCGCTTGGCCAGGTCGTCGGGCTCCAACCCCTTGATCAGGGCGATGGGGCCGAAGGGGCTGCCGGTGGCGTTAATGACGGCCGTGTCCACATCCTCCAGGGCACAGGCACCTTCGGCGACTATTTTGGTGGCTTCGTTGGCGTTGACGATGGCCAGATCCATGGGGTCGAACGTGTCGGTGGCCTTGGACAGATCGATTTCCGGACGGCCAGCCGACCAATCGAAAAGCCCCTTGCCGGTTTTCTTGCCCAGTTCATTGGCTTTGACCTTGGCGGCAAGGGTTTTGCCGGCTCGGAAATCCTCGTGGATCGCTTCGGCAAAATAGGCACTGGCGTGAAAATTGATGTCCAGGCCGGTGTAGTCCATGGTTTCGTAGGGCCCCATTGGCGACCCCATGTTTCTGAAAATGGCGTCCACCGCTTCGGGTTCGATGTTGCCCTGATCCAGGACACAACCCAGCAGAACGGCGGCAGGGGCCTGTACGCGGTTGACGATGAACCCCGGCACATCCTTGTGCACCTTGACCGGCACCTTGTTGTTTTTCACCACGAAATCGTAGCCGATCTGCACGGCTTCATCGCTCGTTTGCTCCCCCCGGATTACCTCCACCAGCTTCATCAGGACAGCCGGGTTGAAATAGTGAAGCCCCAAAACCTTTTCGGGGCGGTTGGTGACCGCCGCAATTTCGGTGATTCTCATGGTGGACGTGTTGGAGGCGAACAGGGTGCGGGCGGGTGCGGCCGCATCCATGGCCTTGAACGTTTCCTTTTTCAGGTCCATGATTTCCGGAATGGCTTCGATGACCAGATCCGCTTCCTTGACGGCTTCCGCGAGATCCGTCACGGGAACCATCAGTTCCTTTTTTACCTTTTCAAAGTGTTCCGCCGGCACCTTGCCTTTGGAAACCAGCTTTTCCAGGCTGGCGTTGATGCGGCCGACTCCCTTGTCGACAAATTCCTGCTTGATGTCGCGCAAAAAGACTTTGTAGCCGGCAATGAGGGCGACTTCCGCAATGCCGTGCCCCATGTCCCCGGCGCCGATGACTGCAATGGTTTTGATGTCGTCTATGTTCATTTTTCAATCCTCCTTTAATCGTATGAACCTCAAGGTTGCGATGTTGAGGTAAATAAAGGTGCATCCATGCGACCTGTCATGGTCGCCTTGCAGCGCAGTTGTTTTGCAAGGCTTTTGTTAAAGTCCGCCGAAGCCGTCGTTGTCAATTTCGAGGGCTGCCGGACACCCGGCGGCAATGGCATCCATTTTTCCCAACACCTCGGGCAGAATGGTTTTAGCGAAGAATTCGGCGGTTTTGATTTGGCCGTTGTAGAAGGAGAGGTCCTTCTTTTTGGCATTGCCGGCCAGTTGGGTCGATGCCACGCTTGCCCGCCACAACAGCATCCAGGCCATGATGGTGTCGCCGATGACATTCAAGAAGGGCAGGGAGTGGGCGAAAGCGGCTTTAAACTCCGGTGACATGGCCCTTTTGCCCATGATCATGGCGAGTTCCGCCAGGCGGTTGGCGGCTTTCCGGACATCTTCGGCAATGGAGCCCAACGCCTCGAACTCCTTTGCTGCGGCAATGGTTTTGTTGATCTCTTCCAGCAGGCTCATGAAGACCCGGCCCTCCTTGCGGCCGAGCTTGCGGGCCAGCATATCCATGGCCTGAATGCCGCTGGTACCTTCATAAATGGAGCCGATCTTACAGTCCCGGGCGTATTGTTCCACCGGGTAGTCCTGGCAATAACCGGCACCGCCGTACACCTGGATGGCCTGGATGCAGACTTCATGCCCCTTGACAGCCAGGTAGTCCTTGATGGAAGGCGTGAGCATGTCGAAAAGATCGCCGTACTTCTCCCGTTCTTCCGGGGTTTCTCCGACGACGCCCCTGGTGGCGCAGAGAGACAGGTAGTGGAAGAAGCTCTGCATGCCGTTAACGTAGGACTTCATCCACAACAGATTGCGGCGCACATCCGGATGTTCGATGATGGGCGCGGACGGTGCGCTGTGATCCTTGAAGTCTTCGAGCCGGCGTCCCTGGATGCGCTCCCTGGCGTAGTTCACGGCCAGGAGGTAGGCGGCCGAGGCATAGGACAATCCCTGCAGGCCGACGCCCATCCGGGCGCCGTTGATCATGTTGAACATCACTTTCATTCCCTCCCGGGGTTGCCCTAGAAGGTAGCCGATGCATTTTCCCCTGCTGCCCAGGGCCATGCTGCAGGTGGCACTGGCGTGGATGCCATGCTTTTCTTCGGCGCCGGTGCAGATGATGTCGTTGCGTTCGCCCAGGCTGCCGTCGTCGTTGACAAAATATTTAGGCACGATGAAGATGGAAATGCCCTTGGTCCCCGGAGGATCCCCCTCGATGCGCGCCAGCACGGGATGAATGATGTTTTCGGCTAGATCCTGCTCGCCGTTGGTGATGAATATCTTGTTGCCGGTCAGGGTGTAGGTGCCGTCCGCGTTTTTAACGGCAGTGGTTTCGAGGGAGCCCACGTCACTTCCGGCCTCGGATTCGGTCAGCAGCATGGTGCCGCCCCATTTGCCGGCGATGATGTTGGGGATGTATTTTTCCTTCTGTTCGGGGGTGCCGTAGAGGTCAATCAGCTTGGCCGTGCCGTTGCCCATGCTGGCATATGAAAAAAGCGCCCAGTTGGCGGCGAGAAAATACTGGGAACAGGCGGCGCTGACAAAGCCCGGCGCTCCCTGACCGCCCATTTCCGGCGACACGGCTAGGGTCTGCCATTCACCCTCCAGAATCAGCTTGTAAGGATCATGAAAGCAATCGGGCACCTTGACCGCGCCCTTGTCGAATCGAATCCCCTGTTTGTCGCCCTCGGCCAGCGTGGGAAGCATTTCCTTGATGGCAAGCGCCCTGGCTTCGGTGATGATCATGTCGCAGGTTTTTTTGTTGAACTCCTTGTAAAGGTCGTTTTTTAGGAGTGACTCCGACTGCATCTGTTCCCAGATCACAAAGTCGAGATCCCGCCTGTCTACTAGTTGTTGTGCCATTTTCTTCTATTCTCCTGATTCTGTTAGCATGCTTGAATTTGAATAACACTAAGGGACGCAATGTTATCGTTGCAGGTTTTCAATGACCGTCGCTACGCCGAGTCCGCCGCCGCAGCAGGAGCCGAACACGCCGTAACGGCCGCTGTTGCGGATCAGGTGGCGCATGGCGAACATGCCGATGCGAGCCCCGGAGGCGCCGTTGGGATGGCCAAAGGCGATGGCTCCGCCCATGGGGTTCCACTTCTCCATGTCGATTTTTTCGCCGGTCTGTTCTTCTATCTCCTTGATGACCGCCAGGTTTTGTACGGCAAAGGCCTCGTTGCACTCCAGGACATCCATGTCGGAAATCTTCAGCCCTGCGCGTGCGATGGCCTGGGGCATGGCGTAGGCCGGTCCGATGCCCATGATTTTGGGATCGCAGCCGTAATCTGCACCAGCCAGCCATTTGGCCATGGGTTCGTAGCCGAGCTCCTTGGCTTTTTCGGCACTCATCATGAGTACAAAGGCGGAGCCATCGTTCTGGCCCGAAGAATTGCCGGCCGTGACCGTGCCGCCCGCTTTGAAAACCGGCGGCAGTTTTGCCATTCCTTCCAATGTTGACTGGGGACGCGGGTGCTCGTCAACATCAAATACAACCTCCGGGGTTTTACGGGTGGCCGGGATGGTGACCGGTACTATTTCTTCTTTAAAATACCCGGCCTCCATGGCGGCCTTGGCCCGCATCTGGCTGTTGTAGGCAAATTCGTCGGATGCTTCCCGGGGGATGTCATACTTTTCCTGCAGGTTTTCCGCGGTGATGCCCATGCCGATGCACTCTTCGGCTACCGGAGACAGCTGCGGCGGAATCGGCATCGGCGGAATCAGCTTATATGGTGGTGTGGCCATGGAAAATTTAATGGCCATCTGGCTGTAGGATTCCATGCCGCCGGCAATGATGATGTCAGCTTGATTGGCCAGAATCTTCCAGGCGGCATGGTTGATGGAGTCGATGGCACTGCCGCATTGCATTTCTACGTAGGAGGCCGATGTTTCGTATCCGAGGGCTGACCCCAGCATGGCGAAGCGGGCCGGGTTGCCGGACTGCGAACATCCAGTGGCTGACCCCAGAAATACACTTTCCACATGTGCCTTTTCCATGATTTTGGTTTTCTCGAGGAGTCCGTCTATACCGATGGTCCCTAGTTTTGAACAATAAATGTCTTTCAAGGTTCCGCCCATACGCCCGAATGCGGTACGGACGCCATCAACAATTACCGCTTCTCTTTGTGCCATTGAATTAATCTCCTTTTCAATTGATGGCCGGTTGCCGACCCGTTACGTTTTATCCGTTTAGCGGTATAAACATTAAATATGTTTATGTTTATACGAAAATGTTTAATAAACTATATGAAATCGCCGATATCTATATGATATAATAAAATTAACTGTCAATAGAAAAAGACGTAAAATATTTTTATTTCTTGACAGTGATCGCGAAGATGGATAATCAGAGGTAAGAAACCACAAAAAAATGTTTATTGGTATGAAGCCAATTTAAGAGCATTCCCATTCAAGCTGCCGGGTAAAGAACCGTGAAAATCAGTGAATTGACAACGCGAACGGCTGTTTCCAAAGAAACTATCCATCACTATATCCGTGAAGGCCTTCTCAGGAAACCCAGAAAAACGGGTAAGAATGCAGCGGATTACGGTGATGCCTATGTTCGCCAGGTGCGCCTGATAAAAGAACTGCGGGATCATTATTTTCTGCCTTTGCCGGTCATTAAAAAAATAATGAAGGAACAGAAGGGGCAGACGCCTGCCGAACAGGCTTCTTTTCGGGTGCAGAGCGAATACCTGCGTCCTATGGAGCGATTTTTCCCCCGGGACGTTGTGGGCAAGGACGCTTTCCAGGAATCCACGGGCCTGGGGCGCTACTGGCTGGACAAGCTGGAGGAATGGGGGATTATTTCTGCTTGCACGGACGGGGAAAAACGTGTTTACAGTTATGAAAACGTGGTTATCGGACGGTTGATGGTGGATATGGACCGTCTGGGTTTCGGCCCCAGGGATGGTTACGACCCCCAAAACCTGAAACCGATATCTGATTTTATTAAGCGTTATCTGGCTGCCAGCACCCGTGACTACCTGGAGCGCAATGCGGAAAAGCTCGATTCCCCGGACTTCTATGAAAAAAGAGGCCAGTTCGTTGAACTGATGAGCCTTTTTTTGTACTACCTGTACCGCCGGATTTCCGGGGATGCGGCACACGACAGCCAGAGAAAACCGGCAGCCCCTTCCGAAACGTCGATATAGAGGTCATTTCAGTGCCAACAGGAACTCAACCTATGTGGAGCTGCCTCGAAAAAAGGAGATAGCACAATGGATGTCAGCGCAGATCAATCAACCGCGGGCGACGATGTTCGCATCGTCAGAACCACATCGACCTTCGATTGCGGAGGCAGGTGCCCCCTGAAGCTGCACGTCAAGGATAACCGGATTCTGCGCATCGAGGGCGACGACATCGGCGATCCCGACAAGGAGCTGAGAACCTGTCTCCGGTGCAGGGCTTTCCGGCAGTACGTCCACCACCCGGAAAGGCTCATGCACCCTTTGAAAAGGGCGGGGGAAAAAGGCGAGGGACGCTTCGAGCGGATTTCCTGGGACGAAGCCCTGGACACGCTCGCCGGCAAGTTGAAAAGCGTCAAGGAAAAATACGGCAATGCCTCGATACTGCTGGCCACCGGCGGCGGCTACCTTGCGGGATTGCACAACGGGGGGTTGGCCGCCACCAGGCTGCTGAACCAGTTCGGCGGCTTTACCACCCACTACGGCAACATCTCTTCCGAGGGCGCGGTTTGGGCCTCACTGACGCAGTACGGTTCGGTCATGGTCGGCAACAGTCGTGAGGACCTTCTCAATTCCAGGTTGATCATTCTCTGGGGATGGGATCCGGCCCGGATGATTTCCGGTACCAACACCATGTACCATCTGATCAAGGCCAGGGAGAACGGTGCTAAAGTGATTGCCATCGATCCCCGCTACCACGACACGGCGGCGGCGGTGGCCGACGAATGGATCCCCATATATCCCAGTACGGACACGGCCATGATGGTGGCCATGGCCAACGTGATGATCAAAGAGGGGCTGCACGACCAGCTTTTCCTGGACAGGTACACGGTGGGGTTCGACAAGTTCAGGGCCTATGTCACGGGCGAGGAGGACGGGGTGGCCAAAACCCCGGCCTGGGCGGCGGAGATAACCGGCGTTCCCGCAGAAACCATCGAACGGATCGCCAGGCTTTACGCCCAAACCAAACCGGCCGCTCTGATGGACTGCCAGGGGCCGGCACGCAGTGCCATGGGCGAGCAGTACAACCGTTGTGCCGCCACCCTGTGCGCCATGACCGGCAACGTGGGGCGGCCCGGCGGCAGTGCGGGCGGCGGTCTCATGGGCATCCCCATCGGGCACATGTTTCGCATGTCGGCCATTCCGCCGGGGAAAAACCCGGTGGAACTGGAAGGGCCCAAGGTCAAGGGGACCCTGGACATCCGGCTGCGTGTGGCCAAGCGCATTCACATCAACACCATTTTCGACGCCATCCTGGAGGGCAAGGCCGGCGGCTACCCGG
This region of Deltaproteobacteria bacterium genomic DNA includes:
- a CDS encoding molybdopterin-dependent oxidoreductase — its product is MDVSADQSTAGDDVRIVRTTSTFDCGGRCPLKLHVKDNRILRIEGDDIGDPDKELRTCLRCRAFRQYVHHPERLMHPLKRAGEKGEGRFERISWDEALDTLAGKLKSVKEKYGNASILLATGGGYLAGLHNGGLAATRLLNQFGGFTTHYGNISSEGAVWASLTQYGSVMVGNSREDLLNSRLIILWGWDPARMISGTNTMYHLIKARENGAKVIAIDPRYHDTAAAVADEWIPIYPSTDTAMMVAMANVMIKEGLHDQLFLDRYTVGFDKFRAYVTGEEDGVAKTPAWAAEITGVPAETIERIARLYAQTKPAALMDCQGPARSAMGEQYNRCAATLCAMTGNVGRPGGSAGGGLMGIPIGHMFRMSAIPPGKNPVELEGPKVKGTLDIRLRVAKRIHINTIFDAILEGKAGGYPADIKMMWSMCNNYINQTGNSNKAHRALKQLDFLAVNELFMTATARHADIVLPVTSAAERSDLTRPWPSGPYFTFMNRALDPLGECKSDLDIAGELAERLGIENFNPFTEEDILRMFVEKNPETAKLVPDFDAFRKNGIQRVALEKPIIAFQKQIEDPENHPFDTPSGKIEIYSQRVADLDNPLCPPIPKYMRVPEDRFDPLAATYPLQLISPHPRNRVHSELYKVEWLREVESHRAWINPVDAAVRGIADGEEIQVFNDRGRVAIPARVTERIKPGVIAIFEGAWYQPDENGVDRGACANTLTRDAYSGGGAAVLNTTLVEAEKV
- a CDS encoding N-acyl homoserine lactonase family protein, producing MTMYKIHPIVMGSKIFDKTMMTYQHGYGQTYTIPIYCWYLEGGDKSILVDTGEMSPIQSADREESLGGHIYTFEEGLSRWNLTPEGIDIIIHTHLHNDHCENDYKCPNAAIYVHAKELESIHNPHPLDFRYLEDYIEDVEESGQLRVITEDTAIVPGIRVVHTPAHTKGGQTVLVDTDEGTAAITGFCVIDENFNPPVEIRAMEMEVIPPGTHLDVQESYDIVLKVREMADILLPLHEPRFAAVDTIP
- a CDS encoding acyl-CoA dehydrogenase, giving the protein MAQQLVDRRDLDFVIWEQMQSESLLKNDLYKEFNKKTCDMIITEARALAIKEMLPTLAEGDKQGIRFDKGAVKVPDCFHDPYKLILEGEWQTLAVSPEMGGQGAPGFVSAACSQYFLAANWALFSYASMGNGTAKLIDLYGTPEQKEKYIPNIIAGKWGGTMLLTESEAGSDVGSLETTAVKNADGTYTLTGNKIFITNGEQDLAENIIHPVLARIEGDPPGTKGISIFIVPKYFVNDDGSLGERNDIICTGAEEKHGIHASATCSMALGSRGKCIGYLLGQPREGMKVMFNMINGARMGVGLQGLSYASAAYLLAVNYARERIQGRRLEDFKDHSAPSAPIIEHPDVRRNLLWMKSYVNGMQSFFHYLSLCATRGVVGETPEEREKYGDLFDMLTPSIKDYLAVKGHEVCIQAIQVYGGAGYCQDYPVEQYARDCKIGSIYEGTSGIQAMDMLARKLGRKEGRVFMSLLEEINKTIAAAKEFEALGSIAEDVRKAANRLAELAMIMGKRAMSPEFKAAFAHSLPFLNVIGDTIMAWMLLWRASVASTQLAGNAKKKDLSFYNGQIKTAEFFAKTILPEVLGKMDAIAAGCPAALEIDNDGFGGL
- a CDS encoding MerR family transcriptional regulator, with protein sequence MKISELTTRTAVSKETIHHYIREGLLRKPRKTGKNAADYGDAYVRQVRLIKELRDHYFLPLPVIKKIMKEQKGQTPAEQASFRVQSEYLRPMERFFPRDVVGKDAFQESTGLGRYWLDKLEEWGIISACTDGEKRVYSYENVVIGRLMVDMDRLGFGPRDGYDPQNLKPISDFIKRYLAASTRDYLERNAEKLDSPDFYEKRGQFVELMSLFLYYLYRRISGDAAHDSQRKPAAPSETSI
- a CDS encoding thiolase family protein, encoding MAQREAVIVDGVRTAFGRMGGTLKDIYCSKLGTIGIDGLLEKTKIMEKAHVESVFLGSATGCSQSGNPARFAMLGSALGYETSASYVEMQCGSAIDSINHAAWKILANQADIIIAGGMESYSQMAIKFSMATPPYKLIPPMPIPPQLSPVAEECIGMGITAENLQEKYDIPREASDEFAYNSQMRAKAAMEAGYFKEEIVPVTIPATRKTPEVVFDVDEHPRPQSTLEGMAKLPPVFKAGGTVTAGNSSGQNDGSAFVLMMSAEKAKELGYEPMAKWLAGADYGCDPKIMGIGPAYAMPQAIARAGLKISDMDVLECNEAFAVQNLAVIKEIEEQTGEKIDMEKWNPMGGAIAFGHPNGASGARIGMFAMRHLIRNSGRYGVFGSCCGGGLGVATVIENLQR
- a CDS encoding DUF481 domain-containing protein, which encodes MRMMKIVGMILALGAMIVGTAFAEEPADKPWKDEAEFLFVQTGGNTDISTLAFKNLLTYDFTDALTGTWNIGALYTETDGDKSAERYYTDLRADYAVTERWYGYALGGWLRDEFAGFDERYYLGPGAGYKILIGPRHFLVAEAGLSYAHEDYVTEKPASFIEGRAYGKYEYAFTEKNRFSLWSEYLQDFDDGDNFKVNSEAAVVSALNDILSLKVSYGVRYQHRPIPDDLEKTDTVLGAAIVVTY
- a CDS encoding DUF3786 domain-containing protein, whose amino-acid sequence is MGPEVKKAAVFEETYQNYLKQLAGIDCLARADVLGAKVSGNALAIDFYGDTYNVSAAGVTDARGKRANFAVSVVLCKYILVCPEEVVPDGIWVTYREFKDAGPLTGYFNSNTNKTIETTFSGRLDKLERASRRLGATAVEDGAAYDLSLAFKALPRIPVLLRFNDGDAEFPAQCSILFRRSAEHYLDMESLAIAGTFLTGNLIRE
- a CDS encoding enoyl-CoA hydratase/isomerase family protein, with protein sequence MELENIKIEKKDHVAIITIDHPPANAWNMATMLDFEKAVDDVENDKDVRVVVLTGAGEKCFSAGFDVSDAANGHVTGPKGRELWRRIDRFPKPVIAAINGFALGGGLELALCCQFRIMADAPKVMLGLTELNLGIIPGWGGTQRLPLVVGKAKALDMMLFSKKVGAEEALEIGLVNQTSSPENLMADVLAFAGKLAKRPPIAVSCVLKAIAAGSYEGLDEGLRVENEGSQIVGKSQDCVEGFTAFLEKRDPVFTGK
- a CDS encoding 3-hydroxyacyl-CoA dehydrogenase — encoded protein: MNIDDIKTIAVIGAGDMGHGIAEVALIAGYKVFLRDIKQEFVDKGVGRINASLEKLVSKGKVPAEHFEKVKKELMVPVTDLAEAVKEADLVIEAIPEIMDLKKETFKAMDAAAPARTLFASNTSTMRITEIAAVTNRPEKVLGLHYFNPAVLMKLVEVIRGEQTSDEAVQIGYDFVVKNNKVPVKVHKDVPGFIVNRVQAPAAVLLGCVLDQGNIEPEAVDAIFRNMGSPMGPYETMDYTGLDINFHASAYFAEAIHEDFRAGKTLAAKVKANELGKKTGKGLFDWSAGRPEIDLSKATDTFDPMDLAIVNANEATKIVAEGACALEDVDTAVINATGSPFGPIALIKGLEPDDLAKRLEGLAEKFGKEIFKPTRMIKDGGYK
- a CDS encoding histidine kinase; its protein translation is MNTIEDLKKRLAELEEEIAETKRRLPAHSVKPPVMMDLLALEDEYDEVMRQIEALKKGGGNGP